In Panthera tigris isolate Pti1 chromosome C1, P.tigris_Pti1_mat1.1, whole genome shotgun sequence, the following proteins share a genomic window:
- the C1QTNF12 gene encoding adipolin, with protein MHWARAAAALLWLQLVLLGGIGARREPKRPRQPGQRTEHPTATASNSEGLPGSPKPPEALGPEFSDAHMTWLNFVRRPDDGASKRRCRGRDKKSRGLSGPPGPPGPPGPPGPPGAAVNQEALLREFQEMLKEATERRFLGLLSPLLPEGTGRWLVAEAFHCGLKGPTVVDERTLLELRGFQAPTAQGAFLRGSGLSLASGRFTAPVTAIFQFSASLHVDHREPQGRPRLRARDTVRALVCIESLCHRHMSLEAISGLESRGRVFTMQVQGLLHLQAGQYASIFVDNGSGTALTIQSGSSFSGLLLGT; from the exons ATGCACTGGGCCCGGGCTGCCGCAGCCCTCCTCTGGCTGCAGCTTGTGCTCCTCGGGGGCATCGGGGCGCGGCGGGAGCCCAAGAGGCCACGGCAGCCCGGCCAGCGCACCGAGCACCCCACCGCCACCGCGTCCAACAGCGAGGGGCTGCCAGGCTCCCCCAAG CCGCCTGAGGCCTTGGGGCCTGAGTTCTCAGATGCCCACATGACATGGCTGAACTTTGTCCGGCGGCCAGATGATGGGGCCTCGAAGAGACGGTGCCGGGGCCGGGACAAGAAGTCG CGAGGCCTCTCTGGCCCCCCAGGGCCTCCTGGGCCCCCtgggccccccggcccccccggTGCAGCAGTCAACCAGGAGGCCCTGTTGCGAGAGTTTCAGGAGATGCTGAAAG AGGCCACCGAGCGCCGGTTCTTGGGGCTGCTGAGCCCCTTGCTGCCTGAAGGGACAGGCAGGTGGCTGGTGGCTGAGGCCTTCCACTGTGGACTGAAGGGCCCTACAGTGGTGGACGAGAGGACACTGCTGGAGCTGCGTGGCTTCCAGGCT CCCACTGCCCAGGGCGCCTTCCTGCGGGGGTCCGGCTTGAGCCTGGCCTCGGGCCGGTTCACAGCCCCAGTGACCGCCATCTTCCAGTTTTCTGCCAGCCTGCACGTGG ACCACAGGGAGCCGCAGGGCAGGCCGCGGCTGCGGGCTCGGGACACAGTGCGGGCGCTCGTCTGCATCGAGTCCCTGTGTCATCGACACAT GTCCCTGGAGGCCATCTCGGGCCTGGAGAGCCGAGGCAGGGTCTTCACCATGCAAGTCCAGGGGCTGCTGCACCTGCAG GCTGGACAGTACGCCTCCATCTTTGTGGACAACGGCTCTGGGACAGCCCTCACGATCCAGAGTGGCTCCAGCTTCTCCGGCCTGCTCCTGGGCACGTGA